Proteins encoded together in one Rhinopithecus roxellana isolate Shanxi Qingling chromosome 3, ASM756505v1, whole genome shotgun sequence window:
- the PANK3 gene encoding pantothenate kinase 3: protein MKIKDAKKPSFPWFGMDIGGTLVKLSYFEPIDITAEEEQEEVESLKSIRKYLTSNVAYGSTGIRDVHLELKDLTLFGRRGNLHFIRFPTQDLPTFIQMGRDKNFSTLQTVLCATGGGAYKFEKDFRTIGNLHLHKLDELDCLVKGLLYIDSVSFNGQAECYYFANASEPERCQKMPFNLDDPYPLLVVNIGSGVSILAVHSKDNYKRVTGTSLGGGTFLGLCSLLTGCESFEEALEMASKGDSTQADKLVRDIYGGDYERFGLPGWAVASSFGNMIYKEKRESVSKEDLARATLVTITNNIGSVARMCAVNEKINRVVFVGNFLRVNTLSMKLLAYALDYWSKGQLKALFLEHEGYFGAVGALLGLPNFS from the exons CTTTCCCATGGTTTGGCATGGACATTGGGGGAACTCTAGTAAAGCTCTCGTACTTTGAACCTATTGATATCACAGCAgaggaagaacaagaagaagTTGAGAGTTTAAAAAGTATTCGGAAATATTTGACTTCTAATGTAGCATATGGATCCACCGGCATTCGGGATGTACACCTTGAACTGAAGGATTTAACACTTTTTGGCCGAAGAGGAAACTTGCACTTTATCAGGTTTCCAACCCAGGACCTGCCTACTTTTATCCAAATGGGAAGAGATAAAAACTTCTCAACATTGCAAACGGTGCTATGTGCTACAGGAGGTGGTGCTTACAAGTTTGAAAAAGATTTTCGCACA ATTGGAAACCTCCACCTGCACAAACTGGATGAACTTGACTGCCTTGTAAAGGGCTTGCTGTATATAGACTCTGTCAGTTTCAATGGACAAGCCGAGTGCTATTATTTTGCTAATGCCTCAGAACCTGAGCGATGCCAAAAGATGCCTTTTAACCTGGATGATCCCTATCCACTGCTTGTAGTGAACATTGGCTCAGGAGTCAGTATTTTAGCAGTCCATTCCAAAGACAACTATAAACGAGTGACTGGGACAAG ccTTGGAGGGGGTACCTTTCTGGGTTTATGCAGTTTATTGACTGGCTGTGAAAGTTTTGAAGAGGCTCTTGAAATGGCATCCAAAGGTGATAGCACACAAGCTGACAAGCTGGTCCGTGATATTTATGGAGGAGATTATGAAAGATTTGGTTTGCCAGGTTGGGCTGTAGCATCTAG tTTTGGGAATATGATTTATAAAGAGAAGCGAGAATCTGTTAGTAAAGAAGATCTGGCAAGAGCTACTTTAGTTACTATCACCAATAACATTGGTTCTGTGGCACGAATGTGTGCTGTtaatgag aaaataaacagagTTGTCTTTGTTGGAAACTTTTTACGTGTCAATACCCTCTCAATGAAACTTCTGGCGTATGCACTGGATTATTGGTCAAAAGGTCAACTAAAAGCATTGTTTCTAGAACATGAG GGATACTTTGGAGCAGTTGGTGCACTTCTTGGGCTGCCAAATTTCAGCTAA